A single region of the Kryptolebias marmoratus isolate JLee-2015 linkage group LG10, ASM164957v2, whole genome shotgun sequence genome encodes:
- the wdr32 gene encoding DDB1- and CUL4-associated factor 10 has product MSSERQSDSEDADESQDRPDNTGSVSDKDEDRDIDESDEEDDIARRASPSPPQPERNAGSPGAEKREAPCSPAAAPQSGSGGSRGDSLFSWLQSRTIRRGLFVDPARDNFRTMTSLYSSMNPAVESVNLSTQTHGAVFNLEYSPDGSVLTVACEQTEVLLFDPVSSRHIRTLTEAHEDCVNNIRFLDNRLFATCSDDTTIALWDLRKLNSKVCSLHGHASWVKNIEYDTNTRLLVTSGFDGNVITWDTNRFTEDGCPHKKFFHTRYLMRMRLTPDCSKMLISTSSGYLLILHDLDLTQSLEVGSYRMLRARRTPLSSDGGTSASRSSATPRQGNDSSKIHPHREGLSPRNSLEVLTPEIPGEKDRGNCITSLQLHPKGWATLIRCSSNMDDQEWTCVYEFQEGAPTRPLVSPRCSLRLTHYIEEANVGRGYIKELCFSPDGRLICSPYGYGVRLLAFDERCGELADCLPVQTSCLREVRSIYSHSDVVLTTKFSPTHCQLASGCLSGRVALYQPKF; this is encoded by the exons ATGAGCTCGGAGCGCCAGAGCGACAGCGAGGACGCCGACGAGTCGCAGGACAGGCCCGACAACACCGGCAGCGTCTCCGACAAAGATGAGGACCGCGACATCGACGAGTCGGACGAAGAGGATGACATCGCGCGGAGGGCTTCTCCCTCGCCGCCGCAGCCCGAGCGGAACGCAGGGTCTCCCGGGGCGGAAAAACGAGAAGCCCCCTGCTCCCCGGCCGCCGCGCCGCAGAGTGGGAGCGGCGGCAGCCGGGGGGATAGTCTGTTCTCCTGGCTGCAGAGCAGGACTATAAGACGGGGGCTGTTTGTGGACCCAGCGCGGGACAACTTTAGGACAATGACCAGTTTGTACAGCTCAATGAATCCAGCTGTGGAGTCGGTGAATCTGAGCACCCAGACCCACGGAGCCGTGTTCAACCTGGAGTACTCCCCGGACGG GTCCGTGCTAACTGTGGCCTGCGAGCAGACCGAGGTCCTCCTGTTCGATCCCGTTTCGTCAAGGCACATCAGAACCCTAACTGAGGCCCACGAAGACTGCGTCAACAACATAAG gtttttGGACAACCGTTTGTTTGCCACCTGCTCTGACGACACCACAATTGCATTATGGGACCTGCGTAAGCTGAACTCAAAGGTGTGCTCGTTGCACGGCCACGCCAGCTGGGTGAAGAACATCGAGTACGACACCAACACTCGGCTCCTGGTTACCTCTGGCTTCGATGGCAACGTCATCACATGGGACACTAACAG ATTTACAGAGGATGGCTGCCCGCACAAAAAGTTCTTCCACACCCGCTACCTGATGAGGATGCGTCTGACGCCCGACTGTTCCAAGATGCTCATCTCTACTTCCTCAGGGTACCTGCTCATCCTTCATGACCTGGACCTCACCCAGTCCCTTGAAGTGGGCAGCTACCGTATGCTGCGAGCGCGACGGACGCCACTAAGCTCAG ATGGAGGCACATCGGCATCCCGGTCATCAGCGACTCCTCGCCAGGGAAACGACTCCAGCAAGATTCATCCTCACAGAGAAG GCCTTTCTCCAAGAAACAGTCTGGAGGTTTTAACGCCTGAAATCCCCGGAGAGAAGGACCGGGGCAACTGCATCACGTCCCTGCAGCTCCACCCCAAAGGCTGGGCCACCCTCATCCGCTGCTCCAGCAACATGGACGACCAGGAG tGGACGTGTGTGTACGAGTTCCAGGAGGGAGCGCCCACGCGGCCGCTGGTCTCCCCTCGCTGCTCCCTCCGCCTCACCCACTACATCGAGGAGGCCAACGTGGGCCGGGGTTACATCAAAGAGCTGTGCTTCAGTCCGGACGGGCGGCTCATCTGCTCGCCCTATGGCTACGGCGTGCGCCTGCTGGCTTTCGACGAGCGCTGCGGCGAGCTGGCCGACTGCTTGCCGGTGCAGACCAGCTGCCTCCGGGAGGTGCGCTCCATCTACTCGCACAGCGACGTGGTGCTCACCACCAAGTTCTCCCCGACACACTGCCAGCTGGCCTCGGGCTGCCTCAGCGGGCGCGTGGCCCTCTACCAGCCCAAGTTTTAG
- the hhipl2 gene encoding HHIP-like protein 2 isoform X1, giving the protein MSSARNAAASPSAAGCALLRTAAGGIILIWFEVMLVTVQPAAAHPQCLDFEPPFKPQWHLEFCTQYQDFGCCDQKTDNMIAERYWDIIEHLEKAGYDLCEAMLKKIMCQECSPYAAHLYDAEDPYTPVRDLPGLCFGYCSKFHSKCRHVLKYLTVNQVLLDTSERDMSTFCSIVDLSDQDYCYPNVLKSTDLNSNLGQVVEDPRGCLQLCLTEVANNLRNPVLMLHSGDDTHRMFIAEQVGFVWVYLRDGSRLEQPFLDMSGEVLTTPWLGDERGFLGMAFHPKYRHNGRFFIYYSIQVNSKVEKIRICEMKVSSYDMNMADPFSERVILEIEEPAANHNGGQLLFGEDGYLYIFTGDGGKAGDPFGKYGNAQNKSALLGKVLRIDVDGTDYSGKQYRIPPDNPFLGDQDARPEVFAYGVRNMWRCSVDRGDPVSRHGEGRIFCGDVGQNRYEEIDIIVSGGNYGWRAKEGFECYDIKLCYNSSLNDNLPIFAYSHHVGKSVTGGYVYRGCESPNLNGLYIFGDFMSGRLMALEEDKITGSWKERSICMGDTTTCSFPGLINHHHKFIISFAEDEAGELYFLATSYPSNTSPSGTVFKFMDPSRRAPPGKCKQKPLPVKVRGKKFLFVPKEQTVLNTNEKPTRPPPRKYNLTTKPPVTSSQRRPTASAASVTTVASAAKPKAKPPSAKATKKNKAKPWKKRKKLNEKDKKAQTKKNTISKETKAQPKKPAGMKPVKLKGKPKTNQTFTENFNSKKSSNSLREKIHSRRKNHQRNGAQKETGLKMKVSEKEHLAFPNKTKSSVKTKTNQINVVG; this is encoded by the exons ATGTCAAGTGCGCGGAATGCAGCGGCCAGCCCAAGCGCTGCAGGTTGCGCGCTTTTACGCACAGCCGCGGGTGGGATTATCCTGATCTGGTTCGAGGTGATGCTCGTTACGGTCCAGCCGGCAGCCGCTCACCCTCAGTGCCTAGACTTCGAGCCACCTTTCAAGCCTCAGTGGCACCTGGAGTTTTGCACGCAGTACCAGGACTTTGGCTGCTGCGACCAGAAAACGGATAACATGATCGCGGAGAGATACTGGGACATCATCGAGCATCTGGAGAAGGCGGGTTATGATCTGTGTGAGGCCATGCTGAAGAAAATAATGTGCCAG GAATGCTCTCCTTATGCTGCCCACCTGTATGATGCTGAGGATCCCTACACGCCTGTCAGAGACCTACCAGGACTTTGTTTTGGCTATTGCTCTAAATTTCACAGCAAGTGTCGCCATGTGCTCAAATATTTAACTGTGAACCAAGTGCTGCTGGACACCTCTGAGCGGGACATGTCCACATTCTGCAGCATAGTCGACCTTTCTGACCAGGACTACTGCTACCCCAATGTTCTGAAGAGTACTGACCTCAACAGCAACCTGGGACAAGTTGTGGAGGACCCCAGAGGGTGTCTGCAGCTGTGTCTGACTGAAGTGGCCAACAATCTCAGGAACCCTGTGTTGATGCTGCACAGCGGCGACGACACACACCGGATGTTCATCGCCGAGCAGGTGGGCTTTGTCTGGGTTTACCTGCGTGACGGCAGCCGGCTGGAGCAGCCCTTTCTGGATATGAGTGGGGAGGTACTGACGACACCTTGGCTAGGGGATGAGAGGGGCTTCCTGGGCATGGCCTTCCACCCCAAGTATCGACACAACGGACGGTTCTTCATCTACTACTCCATTCAGGTCAACAGCAAAGTGGAGAAAATCAGAATCTGTGAGATGAAGGTGTCCAGCTATGACATGAACATGGCTGATCCTTTCTCAGAGAG agTGATTTTAGAGATTGAGGAGCCTGCTGCAAACCACAACGGAggccagctgctgtttggtgAAGACGGTTATTTGTACATCTTTACAGGAGACGGTGGAAAAGCTGGAGATCCTTTTGGGAAGTACGGCAACGCACaaaacaa GAGTGCTCTGCTGGGAAAAGTACTCCGCATTGATGTGGATGGAACTGACTACAGTGGGAAACAGTACAGGATCCCTCCTGACAATCCGTTTCTTGGAGACCAAGATGCACGGCCAGAGGTCTTTGCGTACGGGGTCCGGAACATGTGGCGATGCTCTGTGGACCGTGGAGACCCGGTGAGTCGCCACGGAGAGGGTCGGATATTCTGCGGCGACGTTGGTCAAAACCGATACGAAGAAATCGACATTATTGTGAGTGGAGGAAACTATGGGTGGAGAGCGAAAGAGGGCTTCGAGTGCTACGACATCAAACTGTGCTACAACTCCTCCCTGa ATGACAACCTCCCCATATTTGCATATAGCCATCATGTTGGGAAGTCTGTCACAGGGGGATATGTGTACAGAGGATGTGAATCACCCAATCTGAACGGCCTGTACATTTTTGGAGACTTTATGAGTGG TCGACTGATGGCATTAGAAGAAGATAAGATAACAGGAAGCTGGAAGGAGAGGAGCATTTGTATGGGAGACACAACGACCTGCTCTTTTCCTGGACTCATCAATCATCACCACAAGTTCATCATCTCTTTTGCTGAAGATGAAGCAG gggAACTGTATTTTCTGGCCACTTCGTACCCCAGTAACACGTCACCTTCAGGGACAGTTTTTAAGTTCATGGACCCTTCCAG GAGAGCTCCGCCGGGGAAATGCAAGCAGAAACCACTTCCTGTCAAAGTGAGGGGGAAAAAGTTTCTATTTGTTCCCAAGGAAC AGACTGTGttgaacacaaatgaaaaacCAACAAGACCACCACCAAGAAAATACAACCTGACCACCAAACCGCCGGTGACAAGCAGCCAGCGCAGACCAACGGCATCTGCAGCCAGCGTGACAACGGTGGCCAGTGCTGCAAAGCCGAAAGCCAAACCACCTTCtgcaaaagcaacaaagaaGAATAAGGCCAAAccatggaaaaaaagaaaaaaactcaacgAGAAAGACAAGAAGGCACAAACGAAGAAGAATACTATAAGTAAGGAAACTAAAGCACAACCTAAGAAGCCAGCTGGGATGAAGCCTGTTAAACTCAAAGGAAAACCAAAGACAAATCAAACTTTCACAGAGAATTTCAACAGTAAAAAATCGTCCAACAGCTTGAGAGAAAAAATCCACTCGAGGAGGAAAAATCACCAGAGGAACGGTGCGCAGAAGGAAACAGGACTGAAAATGAAAGTGTCTGAAAAGGAACATCTTGCCttcccaaataaaacaaagtcaagtgtgaaaaccaaaacaaaccagatAAATGTAGTTGGGTAA
- the hhipl2 gene encoding HHIP-like protein 2 isoform X2 produces the protein MSSARNAAASPSAAGCALLRTAAGGIILIWFEVMLVTVQPAAAHPQCLDFEPPFKPQWHLEFCTQYQDFGCCDQKTDNMIAERYWDIIEHLEKAGYDLCEAMLKKIMCQECSPYAAHLYDAEDPYTPVRDLPGLCFGYCSKFHSKCRHVLKYLTVNQVLLDTSERDMSTFCSIVDLSDQDYCYPNVLKSTDLNSNLGQVVEDPRGCLQLCLTEVANNLRNPVLMLHSGDDTHRMFIAEQVGFVWVYLRDGSRLEQPFLDMSGEVLTTPWLGDERGFLGMAFHPKYRHNGRFFIYYSIQVNSKVEKIRICEMKVSSYDMNMADPFSERVILEIEEPAANHNGGQLLFGEDGYLYIFTGDGGKAGDPFGKYGNAQNKSALLGKVLRIDVDGTDYSGKQYRIPPDNPFLGDQDARPEVFAYGVRNMWRCSVDRGDPVSRHGEGRIFCGDVGQNRYEEIDIIVSGGNYGWRAKEGFECYDIKLCYNSSLNDNLPIFAYSHHVGKSVTGGYVYRGCESPNLNGLYIFGDFMSGRLMALEEDKITGSWKERSICMGDTTTCSFPGLINHHHKFIISFAEDEAGELYFLATSYPSNTSPSGTVFKFMDPSRRAPPGKCKQKPLPVKRLC, from the exons ATGTCAAGTGCGCGGAATGCAGCGGCCAGCCCAAGCGCTGCAGGTTGCGCGCTTTTACGCACAGCCGCGGGTGGGATTATCCTGATCTGGTTCGAGGTGATGCTCGTTACGGTCCAGCCGGCAGCCGCTCACCCTCAGTGCCTAGACTTCGAGCCACCTTTCAAGCCTCAGTGGCACCTGGAGTTTTGCACGCAGTACCAGGACTTTGGCTGCTGCGACCAGAAAACGGATAACATGATCGCGGAGAGATACTGGGACATCATCGAGCATCTGGAGAAGGCGGGTTATGATCTGTGTGAGGCCATGCTGAAGAAAATAATGTGCCAG GAATGCTCTCCTTATGCTGCCCACCTGTATGATGCTGAGGATCCCTACACGCCTGTCAGAGACCTACCAGGACTTTGTTTTGGCTATTGCTCTAAATTTCACAGCAAGTGTCGCCATGTGCTCAAATATTTAACTGTGAACCAAGTGCTGCTGGACACCTCTGAGCGGGACATGTCCACATTCTGCAGCATAGTCGACCTTTCTGACCAGGACTACTGCTACCCCAATGTTCTGAAGAGTACTGACCTCAACAGCAACCTGGGACAAGTTGTGGAGGACCCCAGAGGGTGTCTGCAGCTGTGTCTGACTGAAGTGGCCAACAATCTCAGGAACCCTGTGTTGATGCTGCACAGCGGCGACGACACACACCGGATGTTCATCGCCGAGCAGGTGGGCTTTGTCTGGGTTTACCTGCGTGACGGCAGCCGGCTGGAGCAGCCCTTTCTGGATATGAGTGGGGAGGTACTGACGACACCTTGGCTAGGGGATGAGAGGGGCTTCCTGGGCATGGCCTTCCACCCCAAGTATCGACACAACGGACGGTTCTTCATCTACTACTCCATTCAGGTCAACAGCAAAGTGGAGAAAATCAGAATCTGTGAGATGAAGGTGTCCAGCTATGACATGAACATGGCTGATCCTTTCTCAGAGAG agTGATTTTAGAGATTGAGGAGCCTGCTGCAAACCACAACGGAggccagctgctgtttggtgAAGACGGTTATTTGTACATCTTTACAGGAGACGGTGGAAAAGCTGGAGATCCTTTTGGGAAGTACGGCAACGCACaaaacaa GAGTGCTCTGCTGGGAAAAGTACTCCGCATTGATGTGGATGGAACTGACTACAGTGGGAAACAGTACAGGATCCCTCCTGACAATCCGTTTCTTGGAGACCAAGATGCACGGCCAGAGGTCTTTGCGTACGGGGTCCGGAACATGTGGCGATGCTCTGTGGACCGTGGAGACCCGGTGAGTCGCCACGGAGAGGGTCGGATATTCTGCGGCGACGTTGGTCAAAACCGATACGAAGAAATCGACATTATTGTGAGTGGAGGAAACTATGGGTGGAGAGCGAAAGAGGGCTTCGAGTGCTACGACATCAAACTGTGCTACAACTCCTCCCTGa ATGACAACCTCCCCATATTTGCATATAGCCATCATGTTGGGAAGTCTGTCACAGGGGGATATGTGTACAGAGGATGTGAATCACCCAATCTGAACGGCCTGTACATTTTTGGAGACTTTATGAGTGG TCGACTGATGGCATTAGAAGAAGATAAGATAACAGGAAGCTGGAAGGAGAGGAGCATTTGTATGGGAGACACAACGACCTGCTCTTTTCCTGGACTCATCAATCATCACCACAAGTTCATCATCTCTTTTGCTGAAGATGAAGCAG gggAACTGTATTTTCTGGCCACTTCGTACCCCAGTAACACGTCACCTTCAGGGACAGTTTTTAAGTTCATGGACCCTTCCAG GAGAGCTCCGCCGGGGAAATGCAAGCAGAAACCACTTCCTGTCAAA AGACTGTGttga